In Chlorobiota bacterium, the sequence CCAGGCGGTGGATGGCGCGGCGGGTGAGTATGTGATGGGCGCAACCGGCACCATGGCCGTGCCCCAACTGATCGTCTTCCCCCAAGCCGCCTCCGTTTCCGCTGCGGACCGGGCAACCGTTCGGTTTATCAACGCCGTTCCAAGCGAAACCACGCTGGAGCTTCGCGAAAGCAGCATCACCACGGACCTGCTCCGCGCCAGCGATTTCGGCACGCCAAGCGACACGCTGCAGCGCGAGGAACGGAAATACTCCTTCGTGATTTCGCGCCCCGGCCAGCAAACAGTGCTTGCGCGGATTGATGGAGTGGAGCTTTCCGCGGGTCGCCGATACCTTCTGGTGGTTGGCCCCAAACGCCCCACCTCCGCCAGCGACACCTTGCAGTATCGGACCCTTTGGATGCAGGAATAATCTGGTGGGGCAGCTTTCTGGCGGACGATTGGAAAAGAACTTCCCGGAGTATGGCGGCTATATCGCCACAACCAAGCGGTTTCTACCGCTGATCTGGTAAGCAAAAAACAATGCCCGGCATCGCGTCTGGATACCGGGCATTGCGGTGTTCGTTGCTAAGGGGTAGCGGCCCCGACTTTATCGGGGCCGAGTCGCCAAAGGCTACCGGCTTGGTGGTGTCTCTCTCGGTGTTAGCTGCTCCAGAAATGATTCTGGAGATTACTCTCTCTCGGTGTTAGCTGCTCCAAAAGGGTAGCGGCAGGTCTTTAGCCTGCCGAGTAACCGAAGGCTAAAGACCTTTTATCAATCCCGACGGAGGTCGGGGCGGCTACCGGTTTGGTGGTGACTCTCTGGTAGTTCTCCAGAAATGATTCTGGAGATTACTCTCTCAGTGTTAGCTGCTCCAAAAGGGTAGCGGCCCCGACTTTATCGGGGCCCAGTCGCCAAAGGCTAAAGACCTTTTATCAATCCCGACGGAGGTCGGGGCGGCTACCGGTTTGGTGGTAGTTCTCCAAAAACGATTCTGGAGATTACTCTCTCACGATTAGCTGCTCCAACCATGAGGTTGGAGGTGGAGCAACTCTGGTGGTGGTTGTTCCAGAGTTGCTCTGTGTTGGCTGTATGATTCAGGGGGATCGGTGACAGCGGGATGAGGTTCAATGGTTGTGCTGGCGTTTAGCTGATCGTGATCGTTCGCGGGCGAACAACCTCGGCCTTTGGAATCTGGATTTTTAGGATGCCATCCTCAAACGCCGCCGTGATCTTCTCCGGGTCAACTTCCGATGGGAAGGTGAAGGTCCGTTGGAACTTCCCGTAGAATCGTTCGGTGCGGTGGTAGCTCCATTGCTTTTTCTCTCCTTCGGTTTCCGGTGCTTTCTCCTCGTGGGCATATTTCCGTTCGCCGGCAATCGTCAACGTGTTGTCGTGGAAGCTCAGGGCAACCTCTTCTTTCTTCAGGCCTGGAAGCTCCACATCAATCATGTAGCTGGTGGCGTTTTCGCGGACGTCAATCACTGGCTTCCACACCTTTTCGCGGGTTTCGCCGGTGCGGGTTTCGTTGCTTTTGGAAGGGGTCAGGAAATTGTCGAAGAATCGGTTGATCTCCCGTTGAATGTCGTTGCTGGTCAAATTGTGGAACGGATGAAGGCGCGTGTGCGTGTTCATTATTTGGTTCTCCTTGCTAGATAGTTGGTCGTGTTATTTGTTTGTGCAAGCGGGGTTCGCTTGGCGGCATTGCGCCGCGTTGTTGTTGGACTTGTGGCACTCTTCCTCAAGCATCATGCCATCCCTAAAAACCAGTTTTTGGCGGGCGTTCCGGTTGTGGCA encodes:
- a CDS encoding Hsp20/alpha crystallin family protein — translated: MNTHTRLHPFHNLTSNDIQREINRFFDNFLTPSKSNETRTGETREKVWKPVIDVRENATSYMIDVELPGLKKEEVALSFHDNTLTIAGERKYAHEEKAPETEGEKKQWSYHRTERFYGKFQRTFTFPSEVDPEKITAAFEDGILKIQIPKAEVVRPRTITIS